The proteins below are encoded in one region of Fibrella aestuarina BUZ 2:
- a CDS encoding RagB/SusD family nutrient uptake outer membrane protein encodes MKRFTRTIGWFGMLAMLFVLPSCKDYLDRENQSTVSPTDAFKNFVNFQGFVEELYYCIPENSKFYWQGSFNWGEDEIIVAGATWFYGYKIDNGDFWGWQRENDGWGSGWMDGPGNTLDRTNRFNKRFWPLAWYGIRKANMGLENLDRLTDATPEEKNLIKGQLLYFRAWFHFQLMTYFGGLPYIDKVLPADQKLDLPRLTYQQAALRAAEDFKAAADLLPANWDDTDAGKRTLGKNQLRANKAMAYGFLGKNYLYAASPLMNWSSTGSKTYDVELSKKAAEAFATLLQMSESGKTWHKLANFSEMSSVYYTLNQGYKIPGYPEAIMQSPAYDGGATRWGLNEQYVAGVLFNGGSTCFSPTANYVNYYGMANGLPIPDAEKPDAASGYDPTNPWKGRDPRFYKDIIYDGVKMIQGISATREAHRYANLYTKGSYRDENNGSRTGYLNGKFIPRTTNYDDNGHNQSHFIHLSFMRLADVYLMYAEAALHGYGSPSGSHPGYITAEEAVNKIRRRAGVADVHAKFLGSKEAFMGELIRERAVELAFEGHRFNDLRRWLLLTERPYTLKTAHDFDRAPNGKVANLKERVILERRFNSKHYWLPLKVVDVSMYLAFPQNPGW; translated from the coding sequence ATGAAACGATTTACAAGAACGATTGGCTGGTTTGGGATGCTGGCCATGCTGTTTGTGTTGCCTTCCTGTAAAGACTACCTGGATAGGGAGAACCAATCGACGGTGTCGCCGACCGACGCCTTCAAAAACTTTGTCAATTTTCAGGGCTTCGTGGAGGAACTGTACTACTGCATTCCCGAAAACTCGAAGTTCTACTGGCAGGGGTCGTTCAACTGGGGCGAAGATGAGATCATCGTCGCGGGTGCTACCTGGTTTTACGGCTACAAGATCGACAACGGCGATTTCTGGGGCTGGCAGCGCGAAAACGACGGCTGGGGCTCGGGCTGGATGGACGGCCCCGGCAACACCCTCGACCGCACCAACCGCTTCAACAAACGGTTCTGGCCCCTGGCCTGGTATGGCATCCGGAAAGCCAACATGGGCCTCGAAAACCTCGACCGGCTCACCGACGCAACCCCCGAAGAGAAGAACCTGATCAAAGGGCAACTGCTGTATTTCCGGGCCTGGTTTCACTTCCAGCTCATGACCTACTTTGGTGGCCTTCCCTACATCGACAAGGTCCTGCCGGCCGATCAGAAGCTGGATCTCCCCCGCCTCACCTACCAGCAGGCCGCGCTGCGGGCCGCCGAGGATTTCAAAGCCGCCGCCGACCTGCTGCCCGCCAACTGGGACGATACCGACGCGGGCAAACGGACGCTGGGCAAGAATCAGCTGCGTGCCAACAAGGCAATGGCCTATGGCTTCCTGGGTAAAAACTACCTCTACGCGGCCAGCCCACTGATGAACTGGTCGTCGACGGGCAGCAAAACGTATGACGTCGAGTTGAGCAAAAAAGCAGCCGAAGCATTCGCCACCCTGCTCCAGATGAGCGAGAGCGGCAAAACCTGGCATAAGCTGGCCAACTTCTCGGAGATGTCGAGCGTCTACTACACGCTGAACCAGGGCTATAAAATCCCCGGCTATCCCGAAGCGATCATGCAGTCGCCCGCCTACGATGGCGGTGCCACGCGCTGGGGCCTCAACGAGCAATACGTTGCGGGTGTGCTGTTCAACGGTGGCAGCACCTGTTTTTCGCCCACGGCCAACTACGTGAACTACTACGGGATGGCCAACGGCTTGCCCATCCCGGATGCCGAAAAGCCCGACGCCGCCTCGGGCTACGACCCCACCAACCCCTGGAAAGGGCGCGACCCCCGTTTTTACAAAGACATCATTTATGACGGCGTAAAGATGATCCAGGGGATTTCGGCCACCCGCGAAGCGCACCGCTACGCCAACCTGTACACCAAAGGCAGCTACCGCGACGAAAACAACGGCAGCCGCACAGGATACCTCAATGGCAAGTTCATTCCCCGCACGACCAACTACGACGATAACGGCCACAACCAGTCGCATTTCATTCACCTGAGTTTCATGCGCCTCGCCGATGTCTACCTGATGTATGCCGAAGCCGCCCTGCACGGCTACGGGTCGCCGTCGGGCAGCCATCCGGGCTACATCACGGCCGAAGAAGCGGTCAATAAAATCCGCCGCCGGGCCGGGGTAGCCGACGTTCACGCCAAGTTTCTGGGCTCGAAAGAAGCTTTCATGGGTGAGCTGATCCGGGAGCGGGCCGTCGAGCTGGCCTTCGAGGGGCACCGCTTCAACGACCTGCGCCGCTGGCTCCTGCTGACCGAGCGCCCCTACACGCTGAAAACGGCCCACGATTTCGATCGGGCGCCCAACGGCAAGGTAGCCAACCTGAAAGAGCGGGTCATTCTGGAACGGCGCTTCAACAGCAAGCACTACTGGCTGCCCCTGAAGGTCGTTGACGTAAGCATGTATCTGGCGTTTCCGCAAAACCCAGGCTGGTAA
- a CDS encoding SusC/RagA family TonB-linked outer membrane protein, producing the protein MNQFIVTTTVCSLLTLASLGLKAQTSPKVEVRSIVRNAEGKPLPNALVSADAGQVQTTTDSLGAFSLAVAPRSVVQVSADGYQAHVTLADTTMPEIVLAELDNTADLVNVAFRTVPRKDLLGGVSVVNVPGLLQKNYTTGALDNLSAFVGGFNGNIWGMGDYLVLIDGVPRSATADIHPTEIEQITVLKGAAALVLYGSRAAKGVIQITTKRGVANEKRINVRVNTGVHLPKGYPDYLGSAEYMTLYNEARRNDGLAPLYSQETIWNHHAGTDPYRYPNVDYYSPDYLRKVSNRTDGIAEISGGNSRARFYTNIGFAHANSLLNFGEAKNDNNTRLNVRGNVDVRLNDYITTSVDATAIFSDNRFAHGNYWSNAATLRPYRFSPLIPISMIEETDQASQLQVQNSNYLIDGKYLLGGTQQDLTNPFADIYAAGYNKSTTRQFQFTNTINVDLRKTLPGLSFGTRIGVDYSTSYNLAFNNQYAIYAPTWNNYAGTDLVSSLQKFGEDRKNGAQNVSNSWRQQTLFFSGQFNYVNRINNVHNIHAMLIGTGHQRSETGVYHATQSHVNLGLQLAYNYRQKYYLDFSGALLHSAKLPPGNRQAFSPTLSAGWRISEEAFLAGSSVVSNLKLTASAGILHTDLDIPGYYLYKGIFTHADGTWYSWRDGSLTRTTDSRRGENNNLFFAQRKDINVGVEASFFQRLISLDANYFISRMDGIITQAATIYPSYFVTGFPQSSFIPYINYNNDQRSGLDFNLSLNKQIGQVAWTVGVTGTVYNSKVIQRAENYENAYQNRVGKPIDAIFGLQSNGLFANESDIAASATQSYGQVKPGDIKYVDQNGDKLIDSRDEVYLGRAGWNGSPFTFGVHVTARWKNWTFFTIATGNEGAYSQKNSAYFWIRGDDKYSAAVRNRWTPETAATATYPRLTSLNNDNNIRTSDFWLYRNNRLNLAKVQLTYTLPSRILTGKFIRDLSVYASGSDLLTIAKERQIMETNIGGAPQTRFINLGLNAAF; encoded by the coding sequence ATGAACCAATTTATAGTGACCACAACGGTATGCAGCCTCCTGACCCTGGCCTCGCTGGGGTTGAAAGCGCAGACCAGTCCGAAAGTCGAGGTCAGGTCGATTGTTCGGAATGCAGAGGGGAAACCGCTGCCCAACGCCCTTGTCAGCGCCGATGCCGGACAAGTACAAACCACTACCGACAGCCTGGGAGCCTTCTCGCTGGCCGTTGCCCCCCGGTCGGTCGTGCAGGTATCCGCCGATGGCTACCAAGCTCACGTCACGCTGGCCGACACCACCATGCCGGAGATCGTGCTGGCCGAACTCGACAATACGGCGGATCTGGTGAATGTGGCCTTCCGGACCGTGCCCCGAAAAGACCTGCTCGGCGGGGTATCCGTCGTTAACGTACCGGGCCTGTTGCAGAAGAACTACACGACCGGCGCGCTGGATAACCTCAGTGCGTTCGTGGGTGGCTTCAACGGCAACATCTGGGGCATGGGCGACTACCTGGTCCTGATCGATGGGGTGCCCCGCAGCGCGACCGCCGACATCCATCCCACCGAGATCGAGCAGATTACGGTGCTGAAAGGCGCCGCCGCGCTGGTACTGTACGGAAGCCGGGCCGCCAAAGGGGTCATCCAGATTACGACCAAACGGGGCGTCGCCAACGAAAAGCGGATCAACGTCCGGGTCAATACGGGGGTGCACCTGCCCAAGGGGTACCCAGACTACCTGGGCTCGGCCGAGTACATGACGCTGTACAACGAAGCCCGCCGCAACGATGGCCTTGCCCCGCTCTATAGCCAGGAAACCATCTGGAACCACCACGCCGGCACCGATCCGTATCGGTACCCCAACGTTGATTACTACTCGCCCGACTACCTGCGGAAGGTGTCGAACCGAACCGATGGTATCGCCGAAATCTCGGGGGGTAACTCCAGAGCCCGGTTTTACACCAACATCGGCTTCGCGCATGCCAACTCGCTGCTGAACTTCGGCGAAGCCAAAAACGACAACAACACCCGGCTGAACGTGCGGGGCAACGTGGATGTGCGGCTCAACGATTACATCACGACGTCGGTTGATGCAACGGCCATCTTCAGCGACAACCGCTTTGCGCACGGTAATTACTGGAGCAATGCCGCCACGCTGCGCCCCTACCGTTTCTCGCCGCTGATCCCGATCAGCATGATCGAGGAAACCGACCAGGCCTCGCAGTTGCAGGTGCAGAACAGCAACTACCTCATCGACGGCAAGTACCTGCTCGGCGGCACCCAGCAAGACCTGACCAACCCGTTTGCCGACATCTACGCGGCGGGCTACAACAAGAGCACGACCCGGCAGTTTCAGTTCACCAACACGATCAACGTAGACCTGCGCAAGACGTTGCCGGGGTTGTCGTTCGGTACCCGCATCGGTGTTGACTACTCGACGTCGTATAACCTGGCGTTCAACAATCAGTACGCGATCTACGCCCCGACCTGGAACAACTACGCGGGCACCGACCTGGTCAGCAGCCTGCAAAAGTTTGGCGAAGACCGCAAAAACGGCGCCCAGAATGTGAGTAACAGCTGGCGTCAGCAGACCCTGTTCTTCTCGGGTCAGTTCAACTACGTCAACCGGATCAACAACGTGCACAACATCCACGCGATGCTGATCGGTACGGGGCATCAGCGGTCCGAAACCGGCGTATACCACGCCACCCAAAGCCACGTCAACCTGGGGCTGCAACTCGCCTACAACTACCGGCAGAAGTATTACCTGGATTTCAGCGGCGCGTTGCTGCATTCGGCCAAACTGCCACCGGGCAACCGGCAGGCGTTCTCCCCTACCCTGTCGGCGGGCTGGCGCATCAGCGAAGAAGCGTTTCTGGCGGGCTCGTCCGTGGTCAGCAACCTGAAGCTGACGGCCTCGGCGGGCATCCTGCATACCGACCTCGACATCCCTGGCTACTACCTCTACAAGGGCATCTTCACGCACGCCGACGGCACCTGGTATAGCTGGCGCGACGGCAGCCTGACACGCACTACCGACTCGCGGCGGGGCGAGAACAACAACCTCTTCTTCGCCCAGCGGAAAGACATCAACGTGGGTGTCGAGGCCTCGTTCTTCCAGCGCCTGATTTCACTGGATGCCAATTATTTCATCAGCCGGATGGACGGCATCATCACGCAGGCCGCTACCATCTACCCCAGCTACTTCGTGACCGGGTTTCCCCAGAGTTCGTTCATTCCGTATATCAACTACAACAACGATCAGCGGAGCGGCCTGGATTTCAACCTGAGCCTCAACAAGCAGATCGGGCAGGTGGCCTGGACGGTCGGCGTGACGGGCACGGTGTATAATTCGAAAGTCATCCAGCGCGCCGAGAACTACGAAAACGCTTACCAGAACCGCGTGGGCAAGCCCATAGACGCCATTTTCGGTCTGCAAAGCAATGGCCTGTTTGCCAATGAAAGCGACATCGCCGCCAGCGCCACCCAGTCGTATGGGCAGGTGAAGCCCGGCGATATCAAATACGTCGACCAGAATGGCGATAAGCTCATCGACAGCCGGGATGAGGTCTACCTGGGCCGGGCTGGCTGGAATGGCTCGCCGTTTACGTTTGGCGTACACGTAACGGCCCGGTGGAAAAACTGGACGTTCTTCACCATCGCCACAGGCAACGAAGGGGCCTACTCCCAGAAAAACAGCGCCTATTTCTGGATTCGGGGCGACGACAAGTACTCGGCGGCCGTCCGCAACCGCTGGACGCCCGAAACCGCCGCTACGGCAACGTACCCACGGCTCACCAGCCTGAACAACGACAACAACATCCGCACGTCTGACTTCTGGCTGTACCGCAACAACCGGCTCAATCTGGCGAAAGTGCAGCTTACCTACACGCTGCCCAGCCGCATCCTGACGGGCAAGTTCATTCGCGACCTGAGTGTCTACGCGAGCGGGTCCGACCTGCTTACCATCGCCAAAGAGCGGCAGATCATGGAAACTAACATCGGCGGGGCACCCCAGACCCGATTCATCAACCTGGGCCTAAACGCAGCGTTCTAA
- a CDS encoding SusC/RagA family TonB-linked outer membrane protein has product MTKIIPGLGQFIKSRLRFSRTRGFCLAWVCLLLSAQFLFAQDKQTVKGVVLDENQKPLFGAYVILKNTTVGTTSDVNGEFTLRIPTGKQTLTVSYLGSKPQEVIVEQGGSIKVVLSGSDITLAETVVVGYAQQKKQSVVGAISQTTGKVLERAGGVYSVGSALTGNVPGVITTSSTGMPGEEDPRILIRGLSSWNNSSPLILVDGIERPMNSVDISSIETISVLKDASATAVFGVKGANGVILITTKRGKEGKANINVRADYTLKAPSTLPNKYDSYDARSIRNRVIENELGLESAGWATYTPYDILTKYRNPASLAEAERYPNVDWAKEMFKPVTRSYSANLNVSGGTSFVKYFASADFLMDGDIFKEWDNNRGYQAGYGFNRVNVRTNLDFQLTPTTLLVTNLSSSNGVKKSPWGATGGEYDMWQGAYGVAPDAMLPRYSDGTWGYYAQDPVAATNSILNLARSGIMKRTTSRITTDFTLNQDLKMVLPGLSTAGTVSWDNSFVESQRGINDLYNDPQTKWIDPASGESRYRFTYDAANMFDFQEAIRWAPQPGIMDNGATYRRLFYQLKLNYNKTWGKHNGSAMGLFSREDRAAGSEIANYREDWVFRTTYDYAGKYFAEVNGAYNGSEKFGADNRFHFFSSGAVGWLLSEEAFFKRAKFLDLLKLRVSYGKIGDDNINQRWLYMTQWAYTGQAKIGENNSDLSPYVWYRESSVGNPSVHWESVTKTNLGADFSFFNGAVSGSVDYFNDYRTDILIAGGSRAIPSYYGTNAPVANLGKVRVKGYEVELKVNHQLPNGLRLWANANMTHAKDRIIEADNPSLLPDYRKSEGKQIGQTYSYVSHGYYNNWDELYASTEQNTNDRQKLPGNFQIVDYNGDGRIDTYDNIPYGFPERPQNTYNGTVGFEWKGFSAFAQFYGVNNVTRQVVFTSFGSRMNTVYNQGTYWSKDNPTANSPLPRLMTATDPSTYGNFYMYDGSYVRLKNAEVAYTFNRGWVERFGIRTLRIYANGNNLWLWTKMPDDRESNFAGTGWAAQGAYPTVKRYNFGLNITL; this is encoded by the coding sequence ATGACTAAAATTATACCCGGCTTAGGCCAGTTTATAAAAAGCAGACTACGTTTTTCCCGAACCAGGGGATTTTGCCTGGCGTGGGTATGCCTGTTGTTAAGCGCCCAATTCCTTTTTGCACAGGACAAACAAACGGTAAAAGGGGTCGTGCTGGATGAGAACCAAAAGCCCCTGTTTGGGGCGTATGTCATCCTCAAGAACACGACCGTCGGGACCACGTCGGATGTCAATGGAGAGTTTACGCTCCGGATTCCGACTGGCAAGCAAACGCTGACGGTCTCTTACCTCGGCTCGAAGCCGCAGGAGGTGATCGTCGAACAGGGGGGCAGCATCAAAGTGGTGCTTTCCGGAAGCGACATTACCCTGGCCGAAACGGTCGTTGTGGGGTACGCGCAGCAGAAGAAACAAAGCGTGGTTGGGGCGATCTCACAGACTACCGGAAAGGTCCTCGAACGGGCGGGCGGCGTGTATAGCGTCGGGTCAGCACTGACCGGCAACGTACCTGGCGTGATCACAACGTCGAGTACGGGGATGCCCGGCGAAGAAGATCCCCGCATCCTGATCCGGGGGTTGAGCTCCTGGAACAACAGCTCGCCGCTGATTCTGGTCGACGGCATCGAACGGCCCATGAACAGCGTGGACATCTCGTCAATCGAGACCATTTCGGTGTTGAAAGACGCGTCGGCCACGGCGGTGTTCGGGGTGAAAGGGGCTAACGGCGTGATCCTGATCACGACCAAACGGGGCAAGGAAGGCAAAGCCAACATCAACGTGCGGGCCGACTACACACTGAAAGCCCCGTCGACGTTGCCGAATAAGTATGATTCCTACGACGCCAGAAGCATCCGTAACCGGGTGATCGAAAACGAGTTGGGCCTCGAATCGGCGGGCTGGGCGACCTACACCCCCTACGATATTCTGACGAAATACCGCAACCCGGCGAGCCTGGCCGAGGCGGAGCGCTACCCCAACGTAGACTGGGCCAAAGAGATGTTCAAGCCGGTTACCCGGTCCTACAGCGCCAACCTCAACGTATCGGGGGGTACGTCGTTCGTGAAGTACTTCGCGTCGGCGGATTTCCTGATGGATGGCGACATTTTCAAGGAATGGGACAACAACCGGGGGTATCAGGCCGGATACGGGTTCAACCGCGTCAACGTGCGGACAAACCTGGATTTCCAGCTCACGCCCACTACCCTGCTGGTTACGAACCTGTCGAGCTCGAACGGGGTGAAGAAAAGCCCCTGGGGCGCTACGGGCGGCGAATACGACATGTGGCAGGGCGCCTATGGCGTTGCCCCCGACGCGATGCTGCCCCGCTACTCAGACGGTACCTGGGGCTACTACGCCCAGGACCCCGTGGCGGCGACCAACTCCATTCTGAATCTGGCCCGCAGCGGCATTATGAAGCGGACAACCAGCCGCATCACCACGGATTTCACGCTGAATCAGGACCTGAAAATGGTGCTGCCCGGCCTGAGCACGGCGGGCACGGTCTCGTGGGACAACAGCTTCGTGGAAAGCCAACGGGGCATCAACGACCTCTACAACGATCCGCAGACGAAGTGGATCGACCCCGCCTCGGGCGAGTCGCGCTACCGGTTCACCTATGATGCCGCCAACATGTTCGACTTTCAGGAGGCGATTCGCTGGGCGCCTCAGCCCGGTATCATGGACAACGGGGCTACGTACCGGCGGTTGTTTTACCAACTCAAACTGAACTACAACAAGACCTGGGGTAAGCACAATGGCTCGGCGATGGGCCTGTTCAGCCGCGAAGACCGGGCAGCGGGCAGCGAGATTGCCAACTACCGGGAAGACTGGGTATTCCGGACCACCTACGATTACGCCGGTAAATACTTTGCCGAGGTAAACGGGGCTTACAACGGCTCCGAGAAGTTTGGGGCCGACAATCGCTTCCACTTTTTCTCATCGGGAGCCGTAGGCTGGCTCTTGTCGGAAGAGGCCTTCTTCAAGCGGGCCAAATTCCTGGATCTGCTCAAACTGCGAGTATCGTACGGCAAAATCGGGGACGATAACATCAACCAGCGCTGGCTCTACATGACTCAGTGGGCCTACACCGGTCAGGCCAAAATCGGGGAGAACAACTCGGACCTTAGCCCCTATGTCTGGTACCGGGAATCGTCGGTGGGGAACCCGTCAGTGCACTGGGAGTCGGTCACGAAAACCAACCTGGGGGCCGACTTCTCGTTCTTCAACGGGGCGGTGTCGGGCAGCGTCGATTACTTCAACGACTACCGCACCGACATCCTCATCGCTGGTGGCTCACGGGCCATCCCGTCGTACTACGGCACAAATGCCCCCGTGGCCAACCTGGGCAAAGTACGGGTGAAAGGCTACGAAGTGGAGCTTAAAGTGAACCATCAGTTGCCCAACGGCCTGCGCCTCTGGGCCAACGCCAACATGACCCACGCCAAAGACCGGATCATCGAAGCGGATAACCCCAGCCTGCTGCCCGACTACCGCAAGAGCGAGGGCAAGCAGATCGGGCAGACCTATTCGTACGTCAGCCACGGCTACTACAACAACTGGGACGAGCTCTATGCCAGCACGGAGCAGAACACCAACGACCGGCAGAAGCTACCCGGCAACTTCCAGATCGTCGATTACAACGGCGATGGCCGTATTGACACCTACGACAACATCCCGTATGGCTTCCCCGAGCGGCCGCAGAACACCTACAACGGTACGGTCGGGTTCGAGTGGAAAGGGTTCAGCGCCTTTGCGCAGTTCTACGGCGTCAACAACGTAACGCGCCAAGTAGTGTTTACCAGCTTCGGCTCCCGGATGAACACCGTCTACAACCAGGGTACCTACTGGAGCAAAGACAACCCGACAGCCAACTCGCCCCTACCCCGCCTGATGACGGCCACCGACCCCTCGACGTACGGCAATTTCTATATGTACGACGGCTCCTACGTGCGCCTGAAAAACGCCGAAGTGGCCTACACCTTCAACCGGGGCTGGGTCGAGCGGTTTGGCATCCGCACGCTGCGCATCTACGCCAACGGCAACAACCTGTGGCTCTGGACCAAAATGCCCGACGACCGTGAATCAAACTTCGCGGGTACCGGCTGGGCAGCGCAGGGCGCCTACCCCACCGTCAAACGGTACAACTTCGGACTAAACATTACCCTGTAA